GATGTTTATGACCCTTCCCTCGAACCTCGAAAGGANNNNNNNNNNCCTCATGAACCCGGCGAGGACGATCAGATCCGGTGCAAACGACTCGACACACGCTGCGAGCGCTTCCTCGAACTTGTCGCGCGACGCGAACTCCCGCCTTACGACCGCCGCGACAGGCACTCCAGACGCCCTCGCGCGGTCGAGAGCAGGGGCGTCCCTGACATCACTGACGACCGCTGCGACTTCCGCGTCTATCTCTCCAGAGCGGACCGCGTCCAGGATCGCCTGAAGGTTGGTTCCCCTGCCGGAGGCCATGACGACAATCCTCATGTACGACCCCCCACAAGTCG
This window of the Bacillota bacterium genome carries:
- a CDS encoding phosphoribosylglycinamide formyltransferase, translating into MRIVVMASGRGTNLQAILDAVRSGEIDAEVAAVVSDVRDAPALDRARASGVPVAAVVRREFASRDKFEEALAACVESFAPDLIVLAGFMR